Proteins from a genomic interval of Synechococcus sp. A15-28:
- the lepB gene encoding signal peptidase I: protein MASDRSKRKEGNQHPFWDFWGPIVFMFALYLGIRQYLVEARYIPSGSMLPGLQIQDRLLVEKLTYRSRSPERGEIVVFNSPYAFDPALKTPVRPSAVRCALVNLPLLGLIPGLGNPACDAYIKRVIAIGGDRVEVSPSGSVTLNAEVLDEPYVGQACLVNQQGMSPCRTLNVTVPKGSVLVLGDNRRNSWDGRFWPGGAFLPEREIIGRAVFRFWPFNRFGVLND, encoded by the coding sequence TTGGCAAGCGATCGTTCAAAGAGAAAAGAGGGAAATCAACATCCCTTCTGGGATTTCTGGGGACCAATTGTCTTCATGTTTGCCCTGTATCTGGGCATTCGTCAGTACCTCGTTGAAGCCCGGTACATCCCATCCGGATCAATGCTGCCTGGTCTTCAGATCCAGGACCGGCTGCTGGTGGAGAAGCTCACCTACCGATCCCGCTCCCCGGAGCGCGGTGAGATCGTTGTTTTCAACTCCCCCTATGCCTTTGACCCGGCATTGAAGACGCCAGTGCGCCCCTCTGCAGTGCGCTGTGCCCTGGTCAATCTGCCGTTGCTTGGGCTGATCCCTGGACTCGGGAACCCCGCCTGCGACGCTTACATCAAGCGAGTGATCGCCATTGGAGGTGATCGCGTTGAGGTCAGCCCCAGTGGTTCGGTCACCCTCAATGCAGAGGTCCTTGATGAGCCTTATGTGGGTCAGGCCTGCCTGGTCAATCAACAGGGAATGAGTCCTTGCCGGACCCTGAACGTCACCGTTCCAAAGGGGTCGGTGCTCGTGTTGGGTGACAACCGCCGTAACAGCTGGGATGGACGTTTCTGGCCAGGGGGTGCCTTTCTGCCGGAGCGGGAGATCATCGGCCGGGCCGTGTTCCGCTTCTGGCCCTTCAACCGTTTTGGTGTCCTCAACGACTGA
- a CDS encoding dihydroorotase, translated as MHDTLLLDPVRILHGPGTELQQGAALIESGVISGFDDEARTAAARLGVQATAAQQQLLAPCLVDPHTVLPSPISGPTETIRSLRRCAAAGGYGQVALLPRGKSWRDLPERLIGLQNADPSSVHLPLWGSFSKGGRGEELAPHGDLLEHGAIGLADDDAVVPLPLLERGLLLGEMGSCPVLIAPRDPVLQGDGVAREGVEALRAGWVPDPLISELQPVQQLLALQQRHPERQLRLMNLSTAAAVDLLGQADHQLKASVCWWHLLVDGSILSSTDPGCRVRPSLGGASDRLSLRSALQSGLIQAVAVHAVPLDEEDMLLPADQRPPGLSGHHLVLPALWSALVDQEGLSIESLWKLLSFGPSAFLDQPAESLRLGSRRWLLFDPEISWTVRRDDPAAPAAANLPWLGQTMQGRVVACGLSR; from the coding sequence ATGCACGACACCCTGCTGCTGGATCCGGTGCGGATCTTGCATGGCCCCGGTACGGAGCTACAGCAGGGTGCTGCCCTGATCGAATCAGGAGTCATCAGCGGATTCGATGACGAGGCCCGCACAGCAGCAGCACGGCTCGGCGTTCAAGCAACCGCAGCCCAACAGCAGCTGCTGGCTCCGTGCCTGGTGGACCCCCACACGGTTCTGCCCTCACCGATCAGCGGGCCAACGGAAACCATCCGAAGCCTGCGTCGTTGCGCTGCCGCCGGGGGATATGGCCAGGTGGCACTGCTGCCGCGAGGGAAAAGCTGGCGGGACCTGCCGGAGCGCCTGATCGGCCTGCAGAACGCTGATCCATCCTCCGTTCACCTCCCCCTCTGGGGAAGCTTCAGCAAGGGAGGACGGGGAGAGGAGCTGGCTCCCCACGGCGATCTGCTGGAACACGGTGCGATCGGCCTGGCCGATGACGATGCCGTTGTCCCCTTGCCTCTGCTGGAGCGGGGTCTGCTGCTCGGCGAAATGGGATCCTGCCCCGTGCTGATCGCCCCCAGGGATCCAGTCCTCCAGGGGGATGGAGTAGCCCGGGAGGGAGTCGAGGCTTTACGGGCGGGCTGGGTCCCCGATCCACTGATCAGTGAACTGCAGCCCGTGCAACAGCTGCTGGCCCTGCAGCAACGTCATCCGGAGCGGCAGCTGCGGTTGATGAACCTCTCCACAGCTGCCGCTGTGGACCTTCTCGGCCAAGCCGACCACCAGCTCAAGGCCAGTGTGTGTTGGTGGCATCTTCTGGTCGATGGCAGCATCCTCTCCAGCACGGATCCAGGCTGCCGCGTGCGTCCGTCCCTGGGCGGAGCCTCAGACCGACTGAGCCTGCGTTCGGCCCTGCAATCCGGCCTCATTCAGGCAGTTGCGGTTCATGCCGTCCCTCTGGACGAGGAAGACATGCTTCTCCCGGCAGATCAACGCCCTCCGGGCCTGAGCGGGCATCACCTCGTGCTGCCGGCCCTCTGGTCTGCCCTGGTGGATCAGGAAGGCCTCTCTATCGAATCCCTCTGGAAGCTGCTCAGTTTCGGTCCATCCGCTTTTCTGGATCAACCGGCGGAGTCGCTGCGGCTCGGCAGCCGTCGTTGGCTGTTGTTCGACCCCGAGATCAGCTGGACTGTGCGTCGTGATGATCCAGCCGCCCCGGCAGCCGCCAACCTCCCCTGGCTGGGCCAGACCATGCAGGGACGCGTGGTGGCCTGCGGCCTCAGTCGTTGA
- a CDS encoding 2Fe-2S iron-sulfur cluster-binding protein, with protein MPTIRFEQEGQQVGCIEGANLRKAALDAGINPYNGVNNLNNCSGVGQCGTCVMEVVEGQSNLSPRSDVEEIYLADRPASFRLSCRTTVNGDVTVRTRPAEGVGKGSNSLIGAIKSLFGR; from the coding sequence GTGCCCACCATCCGATTCGAGCAGGAAGGCCAGCAGGTTGGATGCATTGAAGGCGCGAACCTCCGCAAGGCGGCCCTCGATGCCGGGATCAACCCATACAACGGTGTCAACAACCTCAACAACTGCAGTGGCGTCGGCCAGTGCGGAACCTGCGTGATGGAAGTGGTGGAAGGACAGTCCAACCTCTCTCCCCGCAGCGATGTGGAAGAGATTTATCTGGCTGATCGTCCTGCCAGTTTCCGTCTCAGCTGCAGGACCACGGTGAACGGGGACGTAACCGTTCGCACACGTCCTGCAGAGGGTGTCGGCAAAGGTTCCAACAGCCTGATCGGCGCGATCAAATCTCTCTTCGGTCGCTGA
- a CDS encoding histidine phosphatase family protein: MTLRILLVRHGLSSFNKERRIQGRDDLSNLSEEGHDQARRLGASLAEVSFDAIYSSRLQRAASTTASLLEGRGGSAPAPLFDDGLLEVDLEPWSGMSIDELTERHPVDFATWKRQPLELELQRRDGSSYRPLVELMDQARTFVNGLIERHPVDQDSTVLVVAHNAILRCLMLTLLGEPEHGFRRLRVDNTSLSIFNLRPGVDQPQVQIECLNSTTHLQPLPDRGKAARLILVRHGETDWNKAGRFQGQIDIPLNDNGRSQAAAARDFLRDVTIDRAWSSTLSRPTETAQIILEAHSEVPLVQIDGLVEIGHGLWEGKFESEIRDGWSDLLDTWKRAPETVQMPEGETIQDVWARSVTSWQEIAKGLKPEETALVVAHDAVNKTILCDLLGLTPADIWAVKQGNGGVTVVDINPDPSQPAVVTCLNLTSHFGSVIDRTAAGAL, encoded by the coding sequence GTGACCCTCCGCATACTCCTGGTCCGCCACGGTCTGAGCAGCTTCAACAAGGAACGTCGCATCCAGGGGCGTGACGACCTCTCCAACTTGAGCGAGGAGGGACATGATCAGGCCCGTCGCCTCGGCGCCAGCCTAGCTGAGGTGTCCTTCGACGCGATCTACAGCTCCCGGCTGCAACGGGCAGCTTCAACCACAGCCTCCCTGCTGGAGGGTCGCGGCGGCTCGGCACCCGCACCGTTGTTCGATGACGGTCTGCTGGAAGTGGACCTCGAGCCCTGGTCGGGGATGAGCATCGATGAACTCACCGAACGCCACCCCGTTGATTTCGCCACCTGGAAACGCCAGCCCCTAGAGCTGGAACTGCAGCGGCGGGATGGCAGCAGCTATCGCCCGCTGGTGGAGCTCATGGATCAGGCCCGCACCTTCGTGAATGGCCTGATCGAACGTCACCCCGTTGACCAGGACAGCACGGTGCTGGTGGTGGCCCACAACGCCATTCTCCGCTGTCTGATGCTCACCCTGCTCGGTGAACCAGAGCACGGCTTCCGACGGCTCAGGGTCGACAACACCTCGCTGTCGATCTTCAACCTGAGGCCCGGAGTCGATCAGCCGCAGGTGCAGATCGAGTGTCTCAACAGCACCACCCATCTGCAGCCGCTGCCCGACAGAGGGAAGGCTGCCCGGCTGATCCTGGTGCGCCACGGCGAAACGGACTGGAACAAGGCCGGCCGTTTTCAAGGACAGATCGACATCCCCCTGAATGACAATGGCCGCAGCCAGGCGGCAGCGGCGCGCGACTTCCTCCGCGATGTCACCATCGATCGAGCCTGGAGCAGCACCCTCTCCAGACCGACCGAAACCGCCCAGATCATCCTCGAAGCCCATTCCGAGGTGCCTCTCGTCCAGATCGACGGCCTGGTGGAGATCGGCCACGGACTGTGGGAGGGCAAGTTCGAATCCGAGATCCGAGACGGTTGGTCCGACCTGCTCGACACATGGAAGCGTGCTCCCGAAACCGTGCAGATGCCAGAGGGCGAGACGATTCAGGACGTCTGGGCCCGCTCCGTGACCAGCTGGCAGGAGATCGCCAAAGGGCTGAAACCCGAGGAGACCGCCCTTGTGGTGGCCCACGACGCCGTCAACAAGACCATCCTCTGCGATCTGCTCGGCCTGACACCTGCAGACATCTGGGCGGTGAAACAAGGCAACGGCGGGGTCACCGTGGTCGACATCAACCCGGATCCGAGCCAGCCTGCGGTGGTGACCTGCCTCAACCTCACGTCCCACTTCGGAAGTGTGATCGATCGGACCGCCGCGGGCGCCCTCTGA
- a CDS encoding arsenate reductase family protein — MLQAYSYSRCSTCRKALSWLKENDIDHVVIDITADPPSRSLLAAAMEQFEGRRPLFNTSGQSYRALGAAVVKAMSDDEALDALAADGRLIKRPFVVTSEGQVLVGFKPEVWQNQLKG, encoded by the coding sequence ATGCTTCAGGCCTACAGCTACAGCCGCTGCAGCACCTGCAGGAAAGCGCTGTCCTGGCTCAAGGAGAACGACATCGACCATGTCGTGATCGATATCACGGCTGATCCACCGTCTCGTTCTTTGCTCGCAGCAGCGATGGAACAGTTCGAAGGACGCCGACCCCTGTTCAATACCAGCGGTCAGAGTTACCGGGCCCTCGGGGCAGCAGTGGTCAAGGCGATGAGCGATGACGAAGCTCTCGATGCCTTGGCCGCAGACGGCCGTTTGATCAAGCGACCGTTTGTGGTGACATCAGAGGGGCAGGTGCTCGTCGGCTTCAAGCCTGAGGTCTGGCAGAACCAGTTGAAGGGCTGA
- a CDS encoding CPBP family intramembrane glutamic endopeptidase, with protein MSPSSHRQAPVPSWKVLLGALSLLVAALIWMSGLVNSLSRPSVAPSLNLQQQEVQLLAEPALPDALASVLLGGEDPRTTLLGSLEPIPAADRSWRQAQLLMLLKGELTSESTIAVAGDPLLEQLLCEARGGVRDDCINLAVARGAALRLAVSATLPLVTTVMGTALLLVQGWRIWRGRRESWPDLMGPNLTLLDMALLVAGGFVVISAVGVPLLVVPLVTRLTAALDSPRREAVGVVINYSAMALPSLLILRRQLASLPEETVPYGGWLQWRWQPLPGACLTALVGWFKVTPIVVFTGWLLVRLFGDPGGSNPLLEMVLESRDPLALSLLALTAVVLAPLFEEVIFRGTLLPVLARRTGRGTGVVLSGLLFGMAHISIGELAPLTVLGIGLALVRCASGRLFPCVLMHSLWNAVTFVNLLLL; from the coding sequence GTGTCCCCCAGCTCCCATCGCCAGGCCCCAGTTCCGTCTTGGAAAGTTCTGCTCGGGGCTCTGTCCCTGCTGGTGGCTGCCTTGATCTGGATGTCGGGTCTGGTGAACAGCCTGTCCCGGCCGTCCGTGGCACCGAGCCTCAATCTTCAGCAGCAGGAAGTTCAGCTGCTGGCCGAACCGGCTTTGCCGGACGCCTTGGCTTCCGTCCTGCTGGGGGGTGAGGACCCGCGAACCACATTGTTGGGCTCTTTGGAGCCCATCCCCGCCGCCGATCGTTCCTGGCGTCAGGCACAACTCCTGATGCTGCTGAAGGGTGAGTTGACGTCGGAATCAACGATCGCGGTGGCGGGCGATCCGCTGCTGGAGCAACTGCTCTGCGAAGCCCGAGGTGGAGTCCGCGACGACTGCATCAATCTGGCCGTGGCGCGAGGGGCTGCCCTGCGTCTGGCGGTCAGTGCAACTCTCCCCCTGGTCACGACTGTCATGGGAACGGCCCTGTTGCTGGTGCAGGGCTGGCGGATATGGCGTGGCCGTCGTGAGAGCTGGCCGGATTTGATGGGTCCCAATCTCACCCTGCTGGACATGGCCCTGCTGGTGGCTGGTGGGTTTGTTGTGATCAGTGCGGTCGGCGTTCCGCTGCTGGTCGTGCCCCTGGTTACCCGGTTGACCGCTGCCTTGGACAGTCCACGCAGGGAAGCGGTGGGCGTGGTCATCAACTACAGCGCGATGGCCTTGCCCAGTCTTCTGATCCTGCGTCGTCAGCTGGCGAGCCTGCCCGAGGAAACGGTGCCATACGGGGGATGGTTGCAATGGCGGTGGCAGCCGCTGCCGGGAGCTTGTCTCACCGCGCTTGTGGGATGGTTCAAGGTCACCCCGATCGTCGTCTTCACCGGCTGGTTGCTGGTGCGGCTTTTTGGCGATCCAGGGGGCAGCAATCCACTGTTGGAAATGGTGCTGGAGAGTCGTGATCCGCTGGCGCTCTCCCTGCTGGCGTTGACGGCGGTGGTGCTCGCTCCCCTGTTCGAGGAGGTGATCTTCCGCGGCACGCTGCTGCCGGTGCTGGCCCGTCGGACCGGACGGGGAACAGGTGTGGTGCTCAGCGGCCTGTTGTTCGGTATGGCACACATCAGCATCGGCGAGCTGGCCCCGCTCACCGTGCTGGGAATCGGACTCGCCCTGGTGCGTTGTGCCAGCGGCCGATTGTTCCCTTGCGTGTTGATGCACTCCCTCTGGAATGCGG
- a CDS encoding proline--tRNA ligase yields MRVSRLMLVTLRDVPAEAEIKSHQLLLRGGFIRRVGSGIYAYLPMMWKVLQRITTIIREEMNRAGALETLLPQLHPSELWQRSGRWQGYTAGEGIMFHLEDRQGRELGLGPTHEEVITSLAGELLRSYRQLPVNLYQVQTKFRDEIRPRFGLMRGREFIMKDAYSFHADEADLQATYAVMDRAYKRIFERCGLKAVPVDADSGAIGGAASQEFMVTAEAGEDLLLISDDGAYAANQEKAVSLPDEVTPLSPASLSCLETPGQTSIDSLCSAQGWQPGQLLKVLLLLAVLEDGQQQPVLVSLRGDQDLNEVKLVNALSRHLEQGVLDCRPITADDLQRQGVTGIPFGYIGPDLADAVLSAASSWTKTFLRLTDTTAAALDQFHCGANVMDQHRSHCSWNELGGVPEDKDLRKARAGERCVHNPDARLQEKRGIEVGHIFQLGRKYSQALDSCFTNENGRDEPFWMGCYGIGVSRLAQAAVEQHHDDAGIRWPAAIAPYEAIVVIANIQDQGQTDLGESVYTTLQQAGIDVLLDDRKERAGVKFKDADLIGIPWRVVIGREAAEGSVELVQRSNREMRKLPHGEAIDELIKALRP; encoded by the coding sequence ATGCGCGTCTCCCGCCTGATGCTGGTGACGCTGCGCGATGTGCCAGCCGAAGCCGAAATCAAGTCCCACCAGCTGCTGCTGCGTGGAGGTTTCATCCGCCGTGTGGGCTCCGGGATCTACGCCTATCTGCCGATGATGTGGAAGGTGCTGCAGCGCATCACAACGATCATCCGAGAAGAGATGAATCGTGCCGGGGCACTGGAAACACTCCTGCCTCAGCTGCATCCTTCGGAGCTCTGGCAACGCAGTGGGCGTTGGCAGGGATATACCGCCGGCGAAGGAATCATGTTCCACCTGGAGGATCGCCAGGGGCGTGAGCTTGGTCTGGGGCCCACCCATGAAGAGGTGATCACCAGCCTTGCCGGCGAGCTGCTGCGTTCCTACCGACAGCTCCCTGTGAACCTGTACCAGGTTCAGACCAAGTTCCGGGATGAAATTCGCCCCCGTTTTGGCCTGATGCGGGGGCGTGAATTCATCATGAAAGACGCCTATTCCTTTCACGCCGACGAAGCGGATCTGCAGGCGACCTACGCAGTCATGGACAGGGCCTACAAACGTATTTTCGAGCGCTGTGGCCTGAAAGCTGTGCCGGTGGATGCCGACAGCGGCGCCATCGGTGGTGCCGCTTCGCAGGAATTCATGGTTACGGCGGAGGCCGGAGAGGATCTGCTTCTGATCAGCGACGACGGTGCCTACGCCGCCAACCAGGAAAAAGCGGTGTCACTCCCTGACGAGGTCACTCCCCTGAGCCCGGCTTCACTGAGCTGCCTCGAGACCCCTGGGCAGACCTCGATCGACTCCCTCTGCTCCGCCCAGGGCTGGCAGCCGGGGCAGCTGCTGAAGGTGCTGCTGCTGCTGGCCGTTCTGGAGGATGGCCAACAGCAACCTGTGCTGGTGTCCCTCCGGGGAGATCAGGACCTGAATGAGGTGAAGCTGGTCAATGCGTTGAGTCGCCACTTGGAACAGGGCGTCCTCGACTGCCGCCCGATCACCGCTGACGATCTTCAACGTCAGGGGGTCACCGGCATTCCCTTCGGTTACATCGGTCCGGATCTGGCCGATGCGGTGCTGAGCGCTGCCTCGAGCTGGACGAAGACCTTTCTTCGCCTGACGGACACCACAGCGGCGGCGTTGGACCAGTTCCACTGCGGCGCCAACGTCATGGACCAGCACCGCAGCCACTGCAGCTGGAATGAACTCGGTGGTGTCCCGGAGGACAAAGACCTGCGCAAGGCCCGTGCGGGTGAGCGTTGCGTTCACAACCCCGACGCCCGGCTCCAGGAGAAGAGGGGCATCGAGGTGGGCCACATCTTTCAACTGGGGCGCAAATACTCCCAGGCCCTCGACAGCTGCTTCACCAACGAGAACGGCCGTGATGAACCGTTCTGGATGGGTTGCTACGGCATCGGTGTGTCACGCCTCGCCCAGGCAGCCGTGGAGCAGCACCACGACGATGCCGGTATCCGCTGGCCCGCTGCGATCGCTCCCTATGAAGCCATTGTGGTGATCGCCAATATCCAGGATCAGGGGCAGACCGATCTCGGTGAATCCGTCTACACAACACTGCAGCAGGCGGGCATCGATGTGTTGCTGGATGATCGTAAGGAACGCGCCGGCGTGAAGTTCAAAGATGCCGATCTGATCGGCATCCCCTGGAGGGTGGTCATCGGCCGTGAAGCCGCCGAGGGCAGCGTGGAATTGGTTCAACGATCCAACCGCGAGATGCGGAAACTGCCCCACGGCGAAGCGATCGACGAACTGATCAAGGCCCTGCGCCCCTAA
- a CDS encoding adenylosuccinate synthase, whose product MSLANVVVIGAQWGDEGKGKITDLLSRSADVVVRYQGGVNAGHTIVVDDRVLKLHLIPSGILYPDTICLIGSGTVVDPKVMLGELDMLIANDIDISGLQLASTAHVTMPYHCLLDQAMEKQRGDRRIGTTGRGIGPTYADKSQRSGIRVIDLLDEARLRERLEGPLREKNQLLETIYGVDPLDPEAVIKEYLGYGKRLAPHVVECTQAIHQAARDRKNILFEGAQGTLLDLDHGTYPYVTSSNPVSGGACIGAGVGPTLIDRVIGVAKAYTTRVGEGPFPTELSGRLNDQLTERGGEFGTTTGRRRRCGWFDGVIGRYAVQVNGLDCLAVTKLDVLDELDAIQVCVAYELDGERIEHFPSSAEDFARCTPIFETLPGWQCSTEDCRKLEDLPEAAMAYLRFLADLMEVPIAIVSLGASRDQTIVVEDPIHGPKRALLSA is encoded by the coding sequence GTGTCATTGGCCAACGTTGTCGTCATCGGAGCTCAATGGGGTGACGAAGGAAAGGGAAAGATCACCGATCTCCTCAGTCGCTCCGCCGATGTGGTGGTGCGCTATCAGGGCGGTGTGAATGCAGGGCACACGATCGTCGTTGACGACCGTGTGCTGAAGCTTCATCTGATCCCTTCCGGAATCCTTTACCCGGACACGATCTGCCTGATCGGATCCGGCACTGTCGTGGATCCGAAGGTGATGCTCGGTGAGCTGGACATGCTCATCGCCAATGACATCGATATCTCAGGGTTGCAGCTGGCCTCCACGGCCCACGTGACCATGCCTTACCACTGCCTGCTGGATCAGGCGATGGAGAAGCAACGCGGTGACCGAAGGATCGGCACCACGGGTCGGGGAATCGGTCCCACCTACGCCGATAAATCCCAGCGCAGCGGGATCCGTGTGATCGACCTGCTGGATGAAGCGCGGCTGAGGGAACGCCTCGAGGGACCTCTCCGGGAGAAGAATCAACTGCTGGAGACGATCTACGGCGTCGACCCCCTCGATCCCGAGGCGGTAATCAAGGAGTACTTGGGCTACGGCAAGCGCTTGGCTCCCCATGTGGTGGAGTGCACCCAGGCCATTCATCAGGCGGCCCGCGACCGCAAGAACATTCTGTTCGAAGGTGCCCAGGGCACTCTGCTGGACCTCGATCACGGCACCTATCCCTACGTCACCTCCTCTAATCCAGTATCCGGTGGGGCCTGCATCGGTGCCGGTGTGGGACCCACCCTGATCGACCGGGTGATTGGCGTGGCCAAGGCTTACACCACACGCGTCGGCGAAGGGCCTTTCCCGACGGAACTCAGCGGCCGACTCAACGACCAGCTCACCGAGCGAGGCGGCGAATTCGGAACCACCACGGGACGACGACGTCGCTGCGGTTGGTTCGACGGCGTGATCGGCCGCTATGCGGTTCAGGTGAACGGCCTGGACTGCCTTGCCGTCACCAAGCTGGATGTGCTGGATGAATTGGATGCCATCCAGGTGTGCGTCGCCTACGAGCTGGACGGGGAACGCATCGAGCATTTCCCCAGCAGCGCCGAGGATTTTGCCCGCTGCACCCCGATCTTCGAGACCCTTCCCGGCTGGCAGTGTTCCACCGAGGACTGCCGCAAGCTCGAGGATCTCCCGGAGGCGGCCATGGCCTACCTGCGCTTCCTCGCTGACCTGATGGAGGTGCCGATTGCAATCGTCTCCCTCGGTGCCAGCCGCGACCAGACCATCGTTGTGGAGGACCCGATCCACGGGCCCAAACGGGCGCTGCTCAGCGCCTGA
- the psb27 gene encoding photosystem II protein Psb27 produces MISALARLIQQLSRAAVALVLGLSLLLTACSGDAEARLTGDYVEDTVAVAHNLREVIDLPQDAANRGDAESEARALINDYMSRYRPQPRVNGLSSFTTMQTALNSLAGHYASYANRPLPEALHDRIAKELGKAEKAAVRGS; encoded by the coding sequence ATGATCTCCGCCCTGGCCCGACTGATCCAGCAACTGTCCAGGGCAGCGGTCGCCCTGGTCCTCGGCCTGAGTCTCCTGCTGACCGCCTGCAGCGGTGATGCCGAGGCTCGTCTCACCGGCGATTACGTCGAAGACACCGTTGCCGTGGCCCATAACCTGCGCGAGGTCATCGATCTGCCGCAGGATGCCGCCAACAGGGGTGACGCGGAATCCGAGGCCAGGGCATTGATCAACGATTACATGTCCCGCTACCGGCCCCAACCCCGGGTGAACGGCCTCAGCTCCTTCACCACGATGCAGACCGCCTTGAACTCCCTGGCCGGTCATTACGCCTCCTACGCCAACCGCCCCCTGCCGGAGGCCCTGCACGACCGCATCGCCAAGGAACTGGGCAAAGCTGAGAAGGCCGCTGTCCGCGGAAGCTGA
- a CDS encoding resolvase — protein MFPRSVESVSSHVQSSVEIALEQAAASSDAEALVGIDEVQKSLNRSRASVYRYTNTDPRNLNPPFNPRKLNPEYRSDQKDPLLFHPNEVARFAKDVLRIKEVTVEVLNSPSTATQQMLGAILDELKGIRSHLEGLDRPMSDLKAHRDRQDRPAA, from the coding sequence ATGTTTCCTCGCTCGGTTGAATCTGTGTCTTCCCACGTTCAATCATCGGTGGAAATTGCCCTCGAACAGGCCGCGGCTTCCTCGGATGCCGAAGCCCTGGTTGGTATTGACGAAGTCCAGAAATCTCTGAATCGTTCGAGAGCTTCGGTTTATCGCTACACCAATACCGATCCACGCAATCTCAATCCCCCGTTCAATCCCAGGAAGCTGAATCCTGAATATCGCAGTGATCAAAAAGATCCGCTGCTGTTTCATCCCAATGAGGTGGCACGATTCGCCAAGGATGTGCTCCGTATTAAGGAGGTCACGGTTGAGGTCCTTAACTCACCGTCCACCGCTACCCAGCAGATGCTGGGTGCCATCCTCGATGAGTTGAAGGGGATCCGCTCCCACCTTGAGGGGCTGGACCGCCCGATGTCGGATCTCAAGGCTCATCGCGACCGGCAGGACAGGCCCGCTGCGTGA
- a CDS encoding inorganic diphosphatase: MDLSRLSPSPSSGLINLLVEIPAGSRNKYSYSHSSGVMRLDRVLHSSIRYPFDYGIVPNTLAPDGAPLDAMVIMAEPTFAGCLLRARPIGLLDLREDNVDDAKLLCVPEADPGQRDIHSIRQIAPSQLEEVAEFFRTYRSFEGRSIAVSGWRDADAVPPLLDQCIRAAN; this comes from the coding sequence ATGGATCTCAGCCGCCTGTCCCCCTCACCGTCTTCAGGCCTGATCAACCTTCTGGTGGAGATTCCCGCTGGAAGCCGCAATAAATACAGCTATTCCCACTCCTCTGGAGTCATGCGTCTGGATCGGGTTCTCCATTCCTCGATCCGTTACCCCTTCGACTACGGGATCGTTCCCAACACCCTGGCTCCTGACGGAGCTCCCTTGGACGCGATGGTGATCATGGCCGAGCCCACGTTCGCCGGCTGTTTGCTTCGTGCACGTCCCATTGGTCTGCTCGACCTCAGAGAAGACAACGTCGACGACGCGAAGCTGCTCTGCGTTCCTGAGGCAGACCCTGGTCAGCGGGACATCCACAGCATTCGTCAAATTGCGCCTTCTCAACTGGAGGAGGTTGCTGAGTTTTTCCGGACTTACCGAAGTTTTGAAGGGCGTTCCATTGCAGTCAGCGGCTGGAGAGATGCGGATGCCGTCCCTCCACTTCTCGACCAGTGCATCCGAGCGGCCAATTGA